TCTGTTTCAACCATTGATCTATTCGAGCAGCGTGCATGCCCATCCCCTGGAAATCTTCCTGGTTATCCTGATTGCAGGCAGCATGGCCGGAATTATCGGCATGATATTGGCTGTTCCTTCCTACACCATTCTCAGGGTATTTGCAAAAGAATTTTTTAATAACTTTAAGGTGGTAAAAAAATTAACAGAAAAAATTTAATGCTTTCTTTATAATATAATTATATTTACAAGGACATTTATATCGATGAAGTATTTAAACAATCATATTCCGGTTTTAAGTATTTTTATTCTGTTATTGAGTAGTTTAGCCTCTGCACAAACACTCTCCATTTCAGCAGATACGACTAGAGGTTGTGGAAAGTTGACAGTGAAATTTTCGTATAAACCCCAAAGTTCTTCAGACAATTCATGGGAATGGAATTTTGGCAACGGACAAACCAGTTCAGAACAGAATCCCCAAAAGGTGATTTTTGATTCAGACGGAATTTACAATGTCAAACTTATTCTGAATAAGAAAGATACAATAGAATCGAAGGGATTGATCGTTGTTCACCCTGCAGCTATTGCCCTTTTCACTTTTGCAGATACTTCTTCAAAAACTTCTTTCTCCAGAAAATTTACTTTTACAAAAGCTGCGGCCGATACCAACAGCTATACTTATGTCTGGGATTTTGGGGATAACGCCGCCAAAGATTATACCGAACAGCCCGTTCATGCCTACAGTGCGCCGGGATTATATCCTGTAACACTTAAAATTTCGAACAGTTTTGGATGCAAGGACAGTTCTGTCCAAACAGTTGGGATATTTGAAACATTTGATGTCCCTAATGTTTTTACACCCAACAATGATGGGAATAACGATTATTTTCAAGTTGTTTCAGACCACAATGAACCCCTTTCCATTGAGATTTATGACAAATATGGAACCCTGGTTTTCAAGGAAACTGCTCCTACCATAAGTTGGGATGGCCGCACTGATTCAGGAGTTGACCTGAATTCCGGAATCTATTTTTATGTTTTAAAAACTGCAGGCTCTTCTGCTTCTTCTAAA
This DNA window, taken from Bacteroidota bacterium, encodes the following:
- a CDS encoding PKD domain-containing protein, which encodes MKYLNNHIPVLSIFILLLSSLASAQTLSISADTTRGCGKLTVKFSYKPQSSSDNSWEWNFGNGQTSSEQNPQKVIFDSDGIYNVKLILNKKDTIESKGLIVVHPAAIALFTFADTSSKTSFSRKFTFTKAAADTNSYTYVWDFGDNAAKDYTEQPVHAYSAPGLYPVTLKISNSFGCKDSSVQTVGIFETFDVPNVFTPNNDGNNDYFQVVSDHNEPLSIEIYDKYGTLVFKETAPTISWDGRTDSGVDLNSGIYFYVLKTAGSSASSKQCGFFYLYR